Proteins encoded in a region of the Phacochoerus africanus isolate WHEZ1 chromosome 8, ROS_Pafr_v1, whole genome shotgun sequence genome:
- the ZFP1 gene encoding zinc finger protein 1 homolog isoform X4: MNSNMPFQGSVSFTDVTVDFTQEEWEQLDPSQRILYMDVMLENYSNLLSVGMEG, translated from the coding sequence ATGAATAGCAATATGCCATTTCAGGGATCAGTTTCATTCACGGATGTGACTGTGGACTTCACCCAGGAGGAATGGGAGCAACTGGACCCCTCTCAGAGGATCCTCTACATGGATGTGATGCTGGAGAATTATAGCAACTTACTTTCAGTGG